Proteins co-encoded in one Schaalia radingae genomic window:
- a CDS encoding APC family permease translates to MRSDAMGHQLLPKRIALPIFASDALSSVAYAPDEVLLTLAIAGGVAVTQSVWVGLAVAVVLLVVVLSYRQTVHAYPSGGGDYEVVTKNLGPSWGLVVASALLVDYVLTVAVSISSGARYVTAAIPQLAGQEVPIAVAVVIVLCLLNLRGMREAGSAFAIPTYIYMASIGILIAVGMVKLVTGHLGQAPSAMYDLVPQASHVSGLVGLGGALLVMRAFSSGCAALTGVEAISNGVPSFQRPKSRNAATTLAMLGGIAATMLISILVLARATGVRIVEDPATQLSLNGAPAGDVRLDPVIGQLSSAVFGHGSILFYLITIVTGLILVLAANTAFNGFPTLASVLSRDSFLPRQLYRRGDRLTFSNGIVALSAAAIVLIIAFDAQVTHLIQLYIVGVFISFTLSQVGMIRHWNAKLRNPQRADSRASLLRSRLVNMIGFVLTGTVLIVVLVTKFTRGAWITLLLMGLVFLTQRAIRHHYDTVATQLRVEDYSTRRALPSRVHALVLVSSMSRVTMRAIATARATAPSSLQLVSVVADQAEEERIIRQWRASGLPIPLTILSAPYRDITQVIVQHVRSQRRRSPREMVVVYVPQFLVSHWWENVLHNQTALRLRQALLRIPGVVLTLVPWKLGEDSQVEGEQPIKRQLINDPFRSRQKGPHDSAS, encoded by the coding sequence ATGCGTTCAGACGCCATGGGGCACCAGTTATTGCCCAAACGGATCGCATTGCCGATCTTCGCATCTGATGCGCTTTCATCCGTCGCTTACGCGCCAGATGAAGTTCTGCTTACCCTGGCAATCGCCGGAGGAGTTGCAGTAACCCAATCCGTGTGGGTGGGGCTGGCAGTGGCGGTAGTGCTGCTGGTCGTCGTGCTGTCCTACCGCCAGACCGTACACGCCTACCCGTCAGGCGGCGGAGACTATGAAGTCGTGACCAAGAACCTCGGACCGTCGTGGGGACTGGTCGTCGCATCTGCGTTGCTGGTGGACTACGTGCTGACGGTGGCGGTGTCGATCTCCTCAGGGGCGCGCTACGTGACCGCCGCAATCCCACAGCTGGCAGGCCAGGAAGTGCCGATCGCAGTGGCCGTTGTCATCGTGCTGTGCCTGTTGAATCTGCGCGGTATGCGCGAGGCAGGTTCAGCTTTCGCTATTCCGACATACATTTACATGGCTTCAATTGGTATTCTCATCGCGGTCGGCATGGTCAAACTGGTCACAGGCCACCTCGGTCAGGCACCCTCGGCAATGTATGACCTTGTCCCGCAGGCCTCTCACGTATCGGGCCTGGTCGGACTGGGCGGAGCGCTGCTGGTGATGCGCGCATTTTCCTCGGGCTGCGCAGCGCTGACCGGAGTCGAAGCGATCTCCAACGGCGTGCCCTCATTCCAGCGCCCCAAGTCCCGTAACGCGGCGACAACTCTCGCGATGCTCGGCGGGATCGCTGCCACCATGCTGATTTCAATTCTCGTATTGGCGAGGGCGACCGGCGTGAGAATCGTGGAGGATCCGGCCACACAACTGAGTCTGAACGGGGCGCCAGCAGGCGATGTCAGGCTCGACCCGGTGATCGGCCAGTTGTCTTCAGCAGTATTCGGACACGGATCGATCCTGTTTTACCTGATCACGATTGTGACCGGATTGATTTTGGTGCTGGCAGCCAACACGGCGTTTAACGGTTTTCCAACCTTGGCCTCGGTACTGTCACGCGACTCGTTCCTGCCGCGTCAGCTGTACCGCCGTGGAGACCGGCTGACATTCTCAAACGGCATCGTTGCCTTGTCGGCCGCAGCAATCGTCCTGATCATCGCGTTTGATGCGCAGGTTACCCACCTGATCCAGCTCTACATCGTCGGCGTGTTCATCTCTTTCACGCTCAGCCAGGTGGGCATGATCCGCCACTGGAATGCGAAACTGCGCAATCCTCAGCGCGCCGACTCGCGGGCCTCCCTGCTGCGCTCGCGGCTAGTCAACATGATCGGATTCGTGCTGACGGGAACGGTGCTGATCGTCGTACTCGTGACGAAATTTACCCGCGGTGCGTGGATCACATTGCTGCTAATGGGGCTGGTGTTCCTGACTCAACGTGCCATTCGCCATCACTACGACACCGTTGCGACGCAGCTGCGCGTGGAGGACTACTCGACTCGGCGCGCACTTCCGTCGCGCGTGCACGCATTAGTGCTGGTCTCGTCAATGAGCAGAGTGACGATGCGGGCAATTGCCACTGCCCGCGCGACGGCGCCCTCGTCACTGCAACTGGTGAGTGTGGTTGCCGACCAAGCTGAAGAAGAACGGATCATCCGGCAGTGGCGGGCCTCCGGCCTGCCGATCCCGCTGACGATTCTGTCAGCACCTTACCGGGATATCACGCAGGTCATCGTCCAGCACGTGCGTTCCCAGCGACGCCGGTCACCTCGCGAAATGGTGGTTGTGTACGTGCCGCAGTTCCTCGTGTCGCACTGGTGGGAAAATGTGCTGCACAATCAGACGGCACTGAGGTTGCGTCAGGCACTGCTGCGGATTCCGGGCGTAGTCCTCACTCTTGTACCATGGAAACTTGGGGAAGACAGCCAGGTGGAGGGTGAGCAGCCCATCAAACGCCAGCTGATTAACGACCCGTTCCGTTCACGTCAGAAAGGTCCTCATGACTCCGCCTCGTAA
- a CDS encoding potassium channel family protein, with protein MKIVIAGAGSVGRFVALELLDHGHEVTLIDNNPDQMRVATVADADWVLADACSPDVLADAGVRETDVLVAATGDDKANLVISLLAKTEFGVPRVVARINHPRNEWLFNEAWGVDVPVSTPRIMTALVEEAVSEGAPIPLFTFNKANVAMYAIVLPEDSPLVGERIGQVDFPAGTVLAALLRDQIPVNPQPDDVFESGDELLMLVPEKRGKHLEHLGTLVNGVVPETGQADAPNTTA; from the coding sequence ATGAAAATCGTGATTGCCGGTGCTGGCTCAGTGGGACGCTTCGTCGCCCTCGAACTTCTGGATCATGGCCACGAGGTCACCCTGATCGACAACAATCCTGACCAGATGCGTGTGGCAACTGTGGCTGATGCGGACTGGGTGCTGGCCGATGCGTGCTCACCGGACGTCCTCGCCGACGCGGGAGTGCGAGAAACCGATGTCCTGGTTGCCGCAACGGGCGACGACAAGGCGAACCTGGTGATCTCCCTGCTCGCGAAGACCGAGTTCGGCGTGCCGCGCGTGGTGGCCCGTATTAATCACCCGCGCAATGAATGGCTCTTCAACGAGGCGTGGGGTGTTGACGTGCCGGTGTCCACGCCGCGCATCATGACCGCCCTGGTTGAGGAAGCTGTTTCCGAGGGCGCTCCCATCCCGCTGTTTACGTTCAACAAGGCCAATGTTGCAATGTATGCGATTGTCCTTCCGGAGGATTCGCCCCTGGTGGGCGAGCGAATCGGTCAGGTTGACTTCCCTGCAGGAACGGTCCTGGCGGCGTTACTGCGCGACCAGATTCCTGTGAATCCACAACCTGACGACGTGTTCGAATCAGGCGATGAACTGTTGATGCTGGTGCCCGAAAAGCGCGGGAAACACTTGGAGCATTTGGGGACGCTGGTCAATGGCGTTGTGCCGGAGACCGGACAGGCTGATGCTCCAAACACCACAGCTTAA
- a CDS encoding aconitate hydratase — protein sequence MALQGSFDARSTLTVDDSTYTIYRLDAVDGFDRLPYSLKILAENLLRNEDGVNITADQINALASWDPKAQPSTEIQFTPARVVMQDFTGVPCVVDLATMREAVEDLGGDPSKINPLAPAEMVIDHSVQIDVYGTPEAFEANQDKEYERNRERYQFLRWGQGAFENFRVVPPGTGIVHQVNIEYLARTVFTRQDGEDTLAYPDTCVGTDSHTTMVNGLGVLGWGVGGIEAEAAMLGQPVSMLIPRVVGFKLSGEIPSGATATDVVLTITQMLREHGVVGKFVEFYGQGVSAVPLANRATIGNMSPEFGSTAAIFPIDDVTVDYLRLTGRSEETLKLVEAYAKEQGLWHDPSREAEYSEYLELDLSTVVPSIAGPKRPQDRIELSAAKESFRATLPNYVSEHEQHSASELDEALASTFPASDPVDPNALDHEDDDEPRIASAIDDRPHHIVDVTLADGTETKLDHGDVAIASITSCTNTSNPAVMIAAGLLARNAVKRGLQSKPWVKTSLAPGSQVVTGYFEKAGLWEDLNALGFNLVGYGCTTCIGNSGPLPDEISKAVNDNDLAVVSVLSGNRNFEGRINPDVKMNYLASPPLVIAYALAGTMDFDFETEALGQDQDGKDVFLRDIWPDAAEVDDTINSCIDRSLFEQDYADVFAGDHRWQGLDTPEGDTFEWDEDSTYVRKPPYFDGMTMETAPVEDIHGARVLLKLGDSVTTDHISPAGSFKPDTPAGKYLIERGVERSQFNSYGSRRGNHEVMIRGTFANIRIRNEMVPGVEGGFTRDFTKDDAPTVPVFDAAMSYSEAGVPLVVLGGKEYGSGSSRDWAAKGTVLLGVRAVITESFERIHRSNLIGMGVLPLQFPEGEDRNSLGLDGTEVVDITGIDALNDGSIPKTVHVSATREGADPIEFDAVVRIDTPGEAAYYRNGGILQYVLRQLAQQ from the coding sequence ATGGCTTTGCAAGGCAGTTTCGATGCACGCTCCACGCTCACAGTGGATGATTCGACGTACACCATCTACCGCCTCGATGCGGTGGACGGATTTGACCGGCTTCCATACTCACTGAAGATCCTGGCTGAAAACCTTCTGCGCAACGAAGACGGTGTCAACATCACCGCCGACCAGATCAACGCGCTGGCTAGCTGGGACCCGAAAGCACAACCCAGCACCGAAATCCAATTCACCCCTGCGCGCGTTGTCATGCAGGACTTCACCGGCGTTCCCTGCGTCGTCGACCTGGCCACCATGCGTGAAGCAGTGGAGGACCTGGGCGGCGACCCCTCGAAAATCAATCCGCTGGCGCCAGCGGAAATGGTTATTGACCACTCCGTGCAGATCGACGTGTACGGCACGCCGGAGGCGTTCGAAGCCAACCAGGACAAGGAATACGAACGTAACCGTGAGCGCTACCAGTTCCTGCGCTGGGGACAGGGAGCCTTTGAAAACTTCCGCGTCGTCCCACCGGGCACCGGTATCGTCCACCAGGTCAACATCGAATACCTCGCGCGCACCGTGTTCACACGCCAGGACGGCGAAGACACGCTCGCCTACCCGGATACCTGCGTCGGCACCGATTCCCACACCACGATGGTCAACGGTCTGGGCGTGCTCGGCTGGGGTGTCGGTGGTATTGAAGCCGAGGCAGCCATGCTCGGCCAGCCAGTTTCCATGCTGATCCCGCGCGTCGTCGGTTTCAAACTCTCCGGCGAGATCCCCTCCGGCGCGACCGCGACGGACGTCGTCCTCACCATCACGCAGATGCTGCGTGAACACGGCGTGGTCGGCAAGTTCGTTGAATTCTACGGCCAGGGTGTCTCCGCTGTGCCGTTGGCAAACCGAGCCACCATCGGCAACATGTCGCCCGAATTCGGCTCAACCGCCGCGATCTTCCCGATCGATGACGTCACCGTTGACTACTTGCGGCTGACTGGACGCAGCGAAGAAACGCTCAAACTGGTCGAAGCGTACGCCAAGGAACAGGGGCTGTGGCACGATCCCTCGCGCGAGGCAGAATACTCCGAGTATTTGGAACTCGACCTGTCCACAGTGGTGCCTTCCATTGCCGGCCCGAAGCGTCCGCAGGACCGCATCGAACTGAGCGCCGCCAAGGAATCATTCCGCGCCACGCTGCCGAACTATGTCAGCGAACACGAACAGCACTCCGCTTCAGAACTCGATGAGGCACTGGCTTCCACCTTCCCTGCGTCAGATCCGGTCGATCCGAACGCCCTCGACCATGAGGACGATGACGAACCGCGTATCGCTTCGGCAATCGACGACCGACCGCACCACATCGTGGATGTCACGTTGGCGGACGGGACGGAAACGAAACTGGATCACGGTGACGTGGCGATCGCCTCAATCACTTCATGTACCAACACGTCCAACCCGGCGGTCATGATCGCGGCCGGTCTGCTGGCACGCAACGCAGTCAAGCGTGGACTGCAGTCCAAGCCGTGGGTGAAAACCTCACTGGCCCCTGGTTCACAGGTCGTCACAGGGTACTTCGAAAAGGCCGGACTGTGGGAGGACCTCAACGCACTCGGGTTCAACCTGGTGGGCTATGGGTGCACCACGTGTATCGGCAACTCCGGCCCGCTGCCGGACGAAATCAGCAAGGCCGTCAATGACAATGACCTGGCTGTTGTGTCCGTGCTGTCGGGTAACCGCAACTTCGAAGGTCGCATCAATCCCGACGTTAAGATGAACTACCTGGCATCCCCGCCGCTGGTCATCGCCTACGCGCTGGCCGGTACGATGGATTTCGATTTTGAGACTGAAGCGCTGGGGCAGGACCAGGACGGCAAGGACGTGTTCCTGCGTGACATCTGGCCTGATGCGGCAGAGGTGGATGACACAATCAACTCGTGTATCGACCGCTCCCTGTTCGAGCAGGACTATGCGGACGTGTTTGCTGGTGACCACCGCTGGCAGGGTCTCGATACTCCCGAGGGTGACACGTTTGAATGGGACGAAGATTCCACCTACGTGCGCAAACCACCGTACTTTGACGGAATGACTATGGAGACCGCTCCGGTTGAGGATATTCACGGTGCGCGAGTGCTGCTCAAGCTAGGCGATTCGGTGACAACGGATCACATTTCGCCGGCAGGCTCCTTCAAGCCGGATACGCCGGCAGGCAAGTACCTGATTGAGCGAGGAGTGGAACGCTCGCAGTTCAACTCCTACGGGTCGCGTCGCGGTAATCACGAAGTCATGATCCGAGGCACATTCGCAAATATTCGTATCCGAAACGAAATGGTGCCCGGCGTGGAGGGCGGATTCACCCGCGACTTCACGAAGGACGATGCGCCGACCGTGCCGGTATTTGATGCGGCGATGAGCTACAGCGAAGCAGGTGTGCCACTGGTGGTTCTGGGCGGAAAGGAATACGGATCAGGCTCCTCACGTGACTGGGCAGCCAAGGGAACAGTGCTGCTGGGCGTACGCGCGGTGATCACCGAATCATTCGAACGCATCCACCGTTCGAACCTGATCGGCATGGGCGTGCTGCCGTTGCAGTTCCCTGAGGGCGAAGATCGTAATTCCCTGGGTCTGGACGGCACGGAAGTAGTCGATATCACCGGCATTGACGCGCTCAATGATGGGTCGATCCCGAAGACAGTGCATGTCAGTGCCACCCGCGAGGGTGCGGACCCCATCGAGTTCGATGCGGTCGTGCGGATTGACACGCCTGGAGAGGCTGCCTACTACCGTAATGGCGGCATTCTGCAGTATGTGTTGCGTCAGCTTGCCCAGCAGTAG
- a CDS encoding DUF222 domain-containing protein — translation MSEAVEGEQDLVQRADEGVPRIAEFAHLELSAALGLSPAKMLDEMGALLDLSFRLPCLWQQVVAAEVPVWKAMTVAERTTLLSQAVCRQIDCFLGAIAAWSQARICRHVDNLIARINPDEFDTQCARAQSTRRVQITHEESSSIASVDATLSATDAIALDNTITRLAGLLADADELSIDERRSQALGILATPHYAARLLDEGSASRSLQPAATVIVHVDDSPVAQIDGHGSGGLKQLRQMFAHTRVTIRPVLDPRALTPIDRHDPSGDMRLALQTREPYEVFPYSNVRSRSCDIDHTQAFDPDGLSGQTRLDNLGPLSRSVHRAKTHAHWRLEQVATGVYKWHSPLGFIYTVVNGRTFFHRRE, via the coding sequence GTGAGTGAAGCTGTTGAAGGCGAACAGGACCTGGTGCAGCGAGCCGATGAGGGCGTGCCTCGAATTGCCGAATTCGCACACCTTGAGCTATCTGCTGCGTTAGGGCTGTCCCCTGCCAAAATGCTCGATGAAATGGGAGCCTTACTTGACCTGAGTTTTAGACTGCCGTGCCTGTGGCAGCAAGTTGTCGCTGCAGAAGTTCCCGTGTGGAAAGCGATGACGGTCGCTGAACGCACGACGCTGCTCAGTCAGGCTGTCTGCCGTCAGATTGACTGCTTCCTCGGGGCTATTGCTGCCTGGTCTCAGGCGCGCATCTGTCGACATGTTGACAACCTCATCGCCCGTATTAATCCCGATGAATTCGACACGCAATGCGCGCGAGCGCAGTCCACGCGCCGCGTTCAGATCACGCATGAAGAATCCAGTTCCATCGCCTCTGTCGATGCCACACTCAGTGCGACTGACGCGATTGCACTGGACAATACGATCACGCGTTTAGCTGGATTGCTCGCAGATGCTGACGAACTCAGCATCGATGAACGACGCTCACAGGCGTTGGGTATCCTCGCAACGCCGCACTACGCGGCCAGGCTTCTGGACGAAGGATCCGCTTCGCGCTCACTCCAGCCTGCTGCCACTGTGATCGTCCACGTTGATGACTCCCCCGTCGCGCAGATTGACGGGCACGGCAGTGGCGGGCTGAAACAGCTGCGGCAGATGTTTGCTCACACTCGCGTCACGATCCGGCCCGTTCTTGATCCGCGGGCTCTCACGCCGATTGATCGCCATGATCCGTCTGGCGATATGCGACTGGCGCTCCAGACGCGCGAACCCTATGAAGTCTTCCCGTATTCGAATGTTCGCTCGCGAAGCTGCGATATCGACCATACCCAGGCGTTCGATCCAGATGGGCTATCCGGGCAGACGCGCCTTGACAACCTCGGTCCACTCTCGCGAAGCGTTCACCGCGCAAAAACACACGCCCACTGGAGGCTTGAGCAGGTCGCTACGGGGGTTTATAAGTGGCACTCACCTCTGGGGTTCATCTACACCGTTGTCAACGGTCGAACGTTCTTCCACCGACGCGAGTGA
- a CDS encoding class I SAM-dependent RNA methyltransferase has protein sequence MTPPRNREELTLTLGEPAHGGACVARDDDGRVVFVRHGLPGEKVVARVSATRKRLAWANVIEVLEASPDRVEPAWPQAAREKIGGAELCHVRPAAQRTWKEDVLRGQIRRVGGEGLAQAVDSIGGVHVQACPGDEDPDDLLLHRRTRIELVADKDGRLGMSRYRSNQVVALESMPLAVDALCEIGLFDGNDSRWLTAWGPRDRVRAVASTGGDIAVVTPSGTYDGQGKPLDREKLRWVVEPDPEPFNVRPSGFWQTHVRGAQVLSDAVRRLAGQGSAAMELYSGAGLFTRSLAGAFGRVVSLEGDDGAVEDAALNLGGAAHVETFIGDVDHQGILDLSNELQSHADVVVMDPPRSGAGDEVCQTVAALGSERIVLVSCDPAAGARDLRTLTEGGYRLTSLEAWDLFPHTHHVEFIAALEKD, from the coding sequence ATGACTCCGCCTCGTAATCGCGAAGAATTGACGCTCACGCTGGGAGAACCTGCACACGGTGGAGCATGCGTCGCCCGAGACGACGACGGTCGCGTCGTTTTCGTGCGACATGGGCTGCCCGGTGAGAAAGTCGTGGCACGTGTGAGTGCCACCCGCAAGCGCCTTGCATGGGCCAATGTAATCGAGGTGCTCGAGGCAAGCCCTGACCGTGTCGAGCCGGCATGGCCGCAGGCTGCTCGCGAAAAGATCGGTGGAGCCGAACTGTGCCATGTGCGTCCCGCAGCCCAGCGCACCTGGAAGGAAGACGTGCTGCGTGGACAGATCCGGCGCGTCGGGGGAGAGGGCCTGGCACAAGCCGTCGACTCGATCGGAGGCGTCCACGTGCAGGCGTGCCCGGGCGATGAGGATCCGGACGACTTACTGCTGCACAGGCGAACACGCATCGAGCTGGTGGCTGACAAGGACGGTAGGCTGGGCATGTCGCGCTACCGGTCGAACCAGGTCGTTGCATTAGAGTCAATGCCGCTGGCCGTAGACGCACTATGCGAGATCGGCCTGTTTGACGGGAACGATTCACGGTGGCTGACCGCGTGGGGGCCGCGTGATCGTGTGCGAGCGGTCGCCTCAACGGGCGGTGACATCGCCGTGGTGACGCCGTCGGGAACGTACGACGGGCAGGGCAAGCCACTGGACCGCGAAAAGTTGCGGTGGGTCGTGGAGCCCGATCCCGAACCGTTCAACGTCCGTCCCTCGGGCTTCTGGCAGACGCATGTACGCGGTGCGCAGGTCCTGTCCGATGCTGTACGCCGTCTGGCTGGCCAGGGCAGTGCGGCAATGGAACTGTATTCGGGGGCCGGATTATTCACACGCTCGCTTGCGGGCGCGTTCGGACGCGTCGTGTCGCTCGAGGGTGACGACGGTGCCGTGGAAGATGCCGCGCTGAACCTCGGGGGAGCGGCACATGTTGAAACGTTCATCGGGGATGTTGATCATCAGGGGATCCTCGATCTGTCCAACGAGCTGCAGTCACATGCCGATGTCGTGGTGATGGATCCGCCACGCTCGGGTGCGGGCGACGAGGTATGCCAGACGGTAGCCGCGCTTGGTTCGGAGCGAATTGTGCTCGTTTCATGCGATCCGGCGGCAGGTGCCCGTGACCTGCGGACTTTGACGGAGGGCGGATACCGCCTGACCTCCCTCGAAGCGTGGGACTTATTTCCGCACACTCACCATGTCGAATTTATCGCCGCGCTGGAGAAGGACTGA
- a CDS encoding potassium channel family protein translates to MGCGRVGASIASTLDEQGHSVAVIDMNAQAFRRLSSDFSGRRVTGVGMDRDALRQAGIKDAYAFAAVSNGDNSNIIAARVARTTFHVERVVARIYDPSRAAVYERLGIPTVAAVRRTSEAVLRWMMPPNAHVTWTHSTGLVSLVNVIPDPSWTSVPLPVVEELTGERLAFVSRLGVIQPARNDLVVQEHDELIFAVSGTDSLALRNVLTSAPRLEN, encoded by the coding sequence ATGGGATGTGGCCGGGTCGGCGCGTCGATCGCCTCGACACTTGATGAACAGGGCCATTCAGTTGCCGTCATTGATATGAACGCTCAGGCTTTCAGACGCCTGTCATCCGACTTTTCCGGTCGGCGTGTGACAGGCGTCGGCATGGATCGCGATGCTCTGCGTCAGGCGGGCATCAAGGATGCGTACGCTTTCGCCGCGGTCTCCAATGGCGACAATTCAAACATCATTGCGGCCCGAGTAGCTCGCACGACTTTCCATGTTGAGCGCGTGGTCGCACGCATCTACGACCCCTCGCGAGCCGCGGTGTATGAGCGCTTAGGCATCCCCACGGTAGCAGCGGTTCGCCGCACGTCCGAGGCTGTTCTGCGCTGGATGATGCCGCCAAATGCGCACGTGACCTGGACGCACTCGACCGGCTTGGTGTCGCTCGTGAACGTTATCCCAGACCCGTCGTGGACCTCCGTTCCGCTGCCAGTCGTTGAGGAACTGACCGGCGAGCGACTCGCCTTTGTGTCTCGGTTGGGCGTGATCCAGCCTGCGCGCAACGACCTCGTCGTTCAGGAACATGATGAGCTGATTTTCGCCGTGTCAGGCACAGATTCGCTTGCGCTGCGCAATGTGCTCACCTCTGCACCGAGATTGGAGAACTAG
- a CDS encoding DUF3159 domain-containing protein has translation MRVVDSLQDEEFSVWSALGGWRGIVESVAPIIVFVTTYIATHELTWPLIASGILAGLFVVARLVSGQQITQALSGAIGVALSCVWVVFSGRGQDFFIVGIVTAAVLSVALLVSIVLRLPAVELVLNMFWEKGAVPRRVCTTLTWVWFALFFIRFAVQVPLWWVGQIAALGVAKLVLGLPLFAVACWITWMTLRPFVSLASVEERSTVDNGVDEPQR, from the coding sequence GTGAGAGTTGTTGATTCGCTTCAGGACGAGGAATTCTCTGTCTGGTCGGCGTTGGGCGGCTGGCGGGGTATCGTTGAATCGGTCGCTCCGATCATCGTTTTTGTCACGACGTATATTGCGACCCACGAACTGACGTGGCCGCTGATCGCCTCCGGTATTCTCGCGGGCCTCTTCGTCGTTGCACGCCTGGTGTCCGGCCAGCAGATCACCCAGGCACTGTCGGGTGCCATCGGCGTTGCACTGTCGTGCGTGTGGGTGGTGTTCTCCGGTCGAGGGCAGGATTTCTTCATCGTGGGTATCGTCACGGCAGCGGTTCTGAGTGTGGCGTTGCTCGTGTCGATCGTGCTCCGGCTTCCTGCGGTCGAACTTGTGTTGAACATGTTCTGGGAAAAAGGCGCAGTGCCGCGCCGTGTATGCACCACGCTCACGTGGGTGTGGTTCGCACTGTTCTTCATTCGTTTCGCAGTGCAGGTGCCACTGTGGTGGGTAGGCCAGATTGCTGCACTGGGGGTCGCGAAACTCGTACTTGGATTGCCGCTGTTCGCCGTGGCATGTTGGATTACGTGGATGACGCTGAGGCCCTTCGTCTCACTCGCGTCGGTGGAAGAACGTTCGACCGTTGACAACGGTGTAGATGAACCCCAGAGGTGA